The following coding sequences lie in one Mucilaginibacter sp. KACC 22773 genomic window:
- a CDS encoding glucuronyl esterase domain-containing protein, with protein sequence MKTAIFFFLLALPVVVSAQSPAPVNFTAEQDHQNMMKQLGIKTLRNGPSGDENAPNHANYDEALANPFPGLPDALTLKNGKKVTTADVWWKQRRPEIIEDMEREVYGRIPANVPKVTWTVKVTDKERVGFYPVIAKQLIGHVDNTACPSINVNIEMTLVLPAFAKGPVPVLMMFARSALPAPAQPSPADLEKINSALKELLVKEHPELKAIFEQYPAYNPVAEQSPFGPGGFPVIKGDPPTAMQLIANGWGYVLIDPSSIQADNAEGLTRGIIGLVNKGQPRKPEDWGALRAWSWGAARALDYLETEAAVDAKHVGIEGVSRYGKAALVTLAFERRFAMGLIGSSGEGGAKLHRRNFGEAVESLTGGEYYWMAGNFMKYGASEATFGAKTAKDLPVDAHELIALCAPRLTFISYGIPEQGDAKWLDQQGSYMATVAAGAVFKLLGVKDIGVSNDYKTEKMPPVNTGMLDGALAWRQHDGGHTDAPNVKYFIAWAKKMMEQEKAGNPAAK encoded by the coding sequence ATGAAAACTGCCATTTTCTTTTTTTTACTCGCATTACCCGTAGTAGTTAGTGCCCAAAGCCCGGCCCCGGTAAATTTTACGGCCGAACAGGATCATCAGAATATGATGAAACAGTTGGGTATTAAAACATTGCGTAATGGCCCAAGTGGTGATGAAAATGCCCCCAACCACGCTAACTATGATGAGGCCTTAGCCAACCCTTTCCCCGGTTTACCGGATGCCCTTACCCTTAAAAATGGTAAAAAAGTAACCACTGCCGATGTATGGTGGAAACAACGCCGCCCCGAAATTATAGAGGATATGGAGCGTGAAGTTTACGGCAGGATACCGGCTAATGTACCCAAAGTAACCTGGACGGTTAAGGTAACCGACAAAGAACGTGTAGGTTTTTATCCCGTAATAGCCAAACAGCTGATAGGTCATGTTGATAATACCGCATGCCCCTCAATCAACGTCAACATTGAAATGACACTTGTGCTGCCGGCCTTTGCCAAGGGCCCTGTTCCGGTACTAATGATGTTTGCCCGCAGCGCGCTTCCGGCGCCGGCGCAACCATCTCCTGCTGACCTGGAAAAGATAAACAGCGCTTTGAAGGAGTTACTTGTAAAAGAACACCCGGAGCTGAAAGCCATTTTTGAGCAATATCCCGCTTATAACCCTGTCGCAGAGCAATCGCCGTTTGGGCCGGGCGGTTTCCCGGTAATAAAGGGCGATCCGCCTACGGCCATGCAGCTGATAGCCAATGGCTGGGGTTATGTGCTGATTGATCCTTCATCGATACAGGCAGATAATGCCGAAGGGCTTACCAGGGGTATAATTGGCCTGGTAAATAAAGGGCAGCCCCGTAAACCCGAGGATTGGGGTGCCTTACGCGCATGGTCATGGGGCGCAGCAAGGGCTTTGGATTACCTGGAGACCGAAGCCGCCGTTGATGCCAAACACGTAGGCATTGAAGGGGTATCGCGCTATGGCAAAGCCGCTTTGGTGACACTTGCTTTTGAGCGGCGCTTTGCCATGGGCCTCATCGGTTCGTCTGGCGAGGGTGGCGCCAAATTACACCGCCGCAATTTTGGTGAAGCGGTTGAAAGTTTAACCGGCGGCGAGTATTATTGGATGGCAGGTAACTTTATGAAATACGGGGCCAGCGAGGCCACCTTTGGCGCTAAAACAGCTAAGGACTTACCCGTAGATGCGCATGAACTGATAGCCCTTTGCGCGCCAAGGCTTACATTTATCAGCTACGGCATTCCCGAACAGGGCGACGCCAAGTGGCTGGATCAGCAGGGGAGTTATATGGCTACCGTTGCAGCCGGGGCGGTTTTTAAATTACTGGGGGTAAAAGACATTGGCGTATCAAACGATTATAAAACAGAAAAAATGCCGCCCGTAAACACCGGGATGCTGGACGGGGCATTGGCCTGGCGGCAGCACGACGGCGGCCATACCGATGCGCCAAACGTAAAATACTTTATTGCCTGGGCTAAAAAAATGATGGAACAGGAGAAGGCAGGTAATCCCGCAGCTAAATAA
- a CDS encoding polysaccharide deacetylase family protein: MKPVKYAILFFLLLFALISRSQDKPLWNNKQCAVVLTYDDAINVDLDNVLPALDSLNLKGTFYLIGSSPVVVNRMAEWRKAAAHGHELGNHSLYHPCDGSLPGRGFVTAETDLSKYSLDRAVKEIKATNTLLKAIDGKTARTFAFPCGDLKIGDKYFYDYLKNDFAGARGVAPGLQTLKQVNLDNIDSFMINGQSADYLINLVKQAMQSRTLLVFLFHGVGGGHNLNVSLDAHSKLLHYLKQHQKDIWVAPMVDVATYIKSGQQK, encoded by the coding sequence ATGAAACCAGTCAAATACGCCATCCTGTTTTTTTTACTACTGTTTGCGCTAATTTCAAGGTCGCAGGATAAGCCCTTGTGGAATAATAAACAGTGCGCGGTTGTATTAACCTACGATGACGCAATCAATGTTGACCTTGATAACGTACTGCCTGCGCTCGACTCGCTCAACTTGAAAGGAACATTTTACCTTATCGGCTCATCGCCGGTTGTGGTAAACCGGATGGCAGAATGGCGAAAAGCTGCGGCGCATGGCCACGAGTTGGGCAATCATTCCCTGTATCACCCCTGCGATGGCAGTTTGCCCGGCCGCGGGTTTGTAACCGCCGAAACCGACCTGAGCAAATACTCGCTTGACCGTGCCGTTAAAGAAATAAAAGCAACCAATACCCTGCTTAAAGCGATTGACGGCAAAACGGCGCGTACCTTTGCATTCCCATGCGGCGATCTTAAAATAGGGGATAAATATTTTTACGATTACCTTAAAAATGATTTTGCAGGCGCACGGGGCGTTGCCCCAGGACTACAGACATTAAAACAGGTAAACCTGGATAACATTGATAGTTTCATGATTAACGGGCAATCTGCCGATTATTTGATTAACCTGGTTAAACAGGCCATGCAATCGCGCACTTTGCTGGTGTTTTTGTTTCATGGTGTTGGGGGCGGGCACAATCTTAACGTCAGCCTGGATGCCCACAGTAAGTTGCTGCACTACCTTAAACAACACCAAAAGGACATTTGGGTTGCCCCAATGGTTGATGTTGCCACTTACATCAAAAGCGGCCAGCAAAAATGA
- a CDS encoding thioredoxin family protein, whose product MKLLFISLIAGLFANVTWLGDYSQATNEAAKTHKLILINFSGSDWCGPCIRERKEILENDAFTNYAADHLVLVRADFPRQKKNQLSKEQVKLNEALADKFNPDGKFPYTILVDEHGKVLKDWDGFPNESPDQFVDQIAAVANTGK is encoded by the coding sequence ATGAAGTTATTATTTATATCCTTGATCGCAGGTTTATTTGCCAACGTTACATGGCTGGGCGATTATAGCCAGGCCACAAATGAGGCTGCAAAAACACATAAACTAATTTTAATAAACTTCTCCGGATCAGACTGGTGCGGCCCCTGTATCAGGGAACGTAAAGAGATTTTAGAGAACGATGCCTTTACAAATTACGCTGCCGATCACCTGGTTTTGGTGAGGGCCGATTTTCCGCGCCAGAAAAAAAATCAGCTTAGTAAAGAACAGGTAAAGTTAAACGAGGCGCTGGCCGATAAATTTAACCCTGACGGTAAATTCCCCTACACCATTTTGGTTGATGAGCATGGTAAGGTTTTAAAAGACTGGGACGGTTTTCCTAATGAATCGCCAGATCA
- a CDS encoding QcrA and Rieske domain-containing protein, whose translation MDRKEFLSAIGLSAASLAVITCIGCSKKGDSTSTSGTTGPTGVDFTLDLTTSANSALNANGGYLSSNGVLVARTTAGAYIAVQLSCTHENYPLVYQGSAGHFYCNNHGSAFTEAGVVLNSPANRNLTTYHTALTGTSLRVYA comes from the coding sequence ATGGATAGAAAAGAGTTTCTTTCGGCAATCGGATTGAGCGCAGCATCATTAGCTGTTATAACATGTATAGGGTGCTCCAAAAAAGGTGATTCAACATCTACCTCGGGCACTACCGGCCCCACCGGCGTTGATTTTACACTTGATTTAACAACATCGGCAAATTCGGCCTTAAATGCAAACGGTGGGTATTTATCGTCAAACGGGGTACTTGTAGCCCGAACTACAGCAGGCGCTTACATTGCTGTTCAATTATCATGTACGCATGAAAATTATCCTTTAGTATACCAGGGCTCGGCCGGGCATTTTTACTGTAACAACCATGGTTCGGCGTTTACCGAGGCAGGTGTTGTTTTAAACTCACCGGCAAACAGAAATTTAACCACTTATCATACCGCCCTTACCGGCACATCATTAAGAGTTTACGCATAA
- a CDS encoding LacI family DNA-binding transcriptional regulator has translation MPGSEKEITIYDIAKKLNVSAATVSRALQDHPRVNKNTKKMIVKAAEEMGYRSNSFASNLRRKNSNIIGVIVPRLNSSFTSDVIAGIEKVVNDNDYNLIISQSLETMKKEINNAKAMLNNRVDGLLVSLAYDTTNVEHFEPFIKRKIPVIFFDRVFEHDHYPQIYIDNFKAAYEITGHLIEQGCTRIVHITANVLRNVYSERLRGYKAALEKHGIQFNESLLFINDLSVKASAITAQEILKMNPLPDGLFCANDASAVSCIQVLKKAGIKIPGDIAVAGFNNDPVSCVIEPNLTTINYKGFEMGEVAANLLINHLVNKNDLQQTHSLILRSELIVRESSTRKSNDH, from the coding sequence ATGCCCGGCAGCGAAAAAGAGATTACCATTTACGATATAGCCAAAAAGCTCAATGTTTCGGCAGCTACAGTAAGCCGCGCACTCCAGGATCATCCACGGGTAAACAAAAACACCAAAAAGATGATTGTTAAGGCCGCCGAAGAAATGGGTTACCGTTCCAACTCGTTTGCCAGCAACTTACGCCGCAAAAACAGCAACATCATTGGGGTAATTGTACCAAGGCTCAATAGCAGTTTTACATCTGATGTGATAGCGGGTATAGAGAAAGTGGTGAACGATAATGATTATAACCTCATCATCAGCCAATCATTGGAAACAATGAAAAAAGAAATTAATAACGCGAAGGCAATGCTAAATAACCGGGTTGATGGCCTGCTGGTTTCGTTGGCCTATGATACTACCAATGTTGAACATTTTGAACCGTTTATAAAACGCAAAATCCCGGTAATTTTCTTCGACCGGGTGTTTGAGCACGACCATTATCCGCAAATTTATATTGATAATTTTAAAGCAGCTTACGAAATTACCGGGCACCTTATTGAGCAGGGCTGCACACGGATAGTGCATATTACTGCCAACGTTTTAAGAAATGTTTATTCGGAAAGGTTACGGGGATATAAAGCCGCGCTGGAAAAACACGGTATTCAATTCAACGAAAGTTTACTGTTCATTAATGATTTGAGCGTCAAAGCATCAGCCATAACCGCCCAGGAAATACTAAAAATGAACCCGCTGCCCGATGGTTTATTCTGCGCTAACGACGCAAGTGCGGTAAGCTGTATACAGGTACTCAAAAAAGCAGGGATAAAAATACCCGGGGATATTGCCGTGGCGGGTTTTAACAACGACCCGGTATCGTGCGTAATTGAACCCAATTTAACCACCATTAACTACAAGGGATTTGAAATGGGCGAAGTTGCCGCCAATTTGCTCATCAACCATTTGGTAAACAAAAACGACCTGCAACAAACCCATAGCCTGATACTAAGATCGGAGTTGATTGTACGGGAATCATCGACAAGGAAAAGTAATGACCACTAA
- a CDS encoding sialate O-acetylesterase, which produces MKSVKLLLIALCASFILPTYALVRLPQLVANGMVLQRNAHVNIWGWAEAGEKISIEFQHKVFRTVTDKNGSWKVVLPAMPAGGPYTMDIQGTNHISISDILIGDVWFCSGQSNMALQMERVKEKYPDEIATANYPQIRNFFVKTEADVTKQHTNLLPGKWVKADRETVLGFGATSWFFAKRLYQKYHVPIGIINSSVGGTPIEAWISEQGLMDIKPYNDRVKQFGNAVFIDSVLKKHLPPNNPLNTSALGIDKGLTENKPWYDTAYIPHNWHHYWLPGYWADQGIKGLNGVVWFRKEVNLPASFDGKAAKLFLGRIIDADQTYVNGRLVGSITYQYPPRRYDVPAGLLKSGKNVIVVRVVNTAGKGGFVPDKRYYLGVAADTIDLRGDWQYKVGQVFEPVKPVAEFIAQNEPTGLYNTMVAPVINYTIKGLAWYQGESNANSAKAYGVLLKALIADWCDKWQQGNLPFVYAQLPNFNEAQYAPAESDWAMLREGQLEALALPGTGMAVNIDAGEWNDIHPLDKKTVGERLAIAAQNVAYGDSNVIPCGPVYQSARVDGNKIELTFKYTGTGLVAKNGDELSQFAIAGADKKFVWASAVIKGDKVLVWSDKIPTPLYVRYAWADNPDGANLYNKEGLPASPFRTDKP; this is translated from the coding sequence ATGAAATCAGTGAAGCTATTGCTTATCGCGCTGTGCGCCAGTTTTATACTGCCCACTTATGCTTTGGTGCGGCTGCCGCAGCTGGTTGCAAACGGCATGGTGCTACAGCGCAATGCACATGTGAATATCTGGGGATGGGCGGAGGCAGGCGAAAAGATCAGCATTGAATTTCAGCATAAGGTTTTCCGTACGGTTACCGATAAAAATGGCTCATGGAAAGTGGTTTTACCGGCAATGCCTGCCGGCGGACCTTACACAATGGATATACAGGGCACCAATCATATCTCCATCAGCGATATTTTAATTGGCGATGTTTGGTTTTGCTCGGGCCAATCAAATATGGCTTTACAAATGGAGCGGGTAAAGGAAAAATACCCCGATGAGATAGCAACTGCCAATTACCCGCAAATCAGGAACTTTTTTGTAAAAACCGAAGCCGATGTAACCAAACAGCACACCAACCTGTTGCCCGGGAAATGGGTAAAGGCCGATCGGGAAACGGTGCTGGGTTTCGGCGCTACCTCCTGGTTTTTTGCCAAGCGGCTTTATCAAAAATACCATGTGCCAATAGGTATCATTAACTCAAGCGTAGGCGGCACACCCATAGAAGCCTGGATTAGTGAACAAGGACTCATGGATATCAAACCCTATAACGACAGGGTAAAGCAATTTGGCAATGCCGTTTTTATAGATAGCGTTTTAAAAAAGCATTTGCCGCCTAATAATCCGCTCAATACATCAGCGCTCGGAATTGACAAGGGCTTAACAGAAAATAAACCGTGGTACGATACCGCCTACATACCGCATAACTGGCACCATTACTGGCTCCCCGGTTACTGGGCCGACCAGGGCATTAAAGGCCTGAATGGCGTGGTGTGGTTTCGTAAAGAAGTTAACCTGCCGGCATCTTTTGATGGCAAAGCAGCCAAATTGTTTTTAGGGAGGATAATTGATGCCGATCAAACTTATGTCAATGGCAGGCTTGTAGGCAGCATTACCTACCAGTATCCGCCCCGGCGTTATGATGTGCCTGCAGGTTTGCTAAAATCGGGCAAAAATGTAATAGTTGTGCGTGTGGTAAACACTGCCGGCAAAGGCGGTTTTGTGCCCGATAAAAGATATTACCTGGGCGTAGCGGCCGACACCATCGACCTGCGCGGCGATTGGCAATATAAAGTAGGGCAAGTGTTTGAGCCGGTTAAGCCCGTTGCCGAATTTATTGCCCAAAATGAACCGACCGGCCTTTACAATACCATGGTTGCGCCGGTTATTAACTACACCATCAAAGGCCTGGCCTGGTACCAGGGCGAAAGTAACGCCAATAGCGCAAAAGCATACGGCGTTTTATTAAAAGCCCTTATTGCCGACTGGTGCGATAAATGGCAGCAGGGCAACCTTCCGTTTGTATATGCCCAGCTCCCTAATTTTAACGAGGCGCAATACGCGCCGGCCGAAAGTGATTGGGCTATGTTGCGGGAGGGACAACTGGAGGCGCTTGCCTTACCCGGCACAGGCATGGCTGTAAACATTGATGCAGGCGAATGGAACGATATTCATCCGCTTGATAAAAAAACGGTAGGCGAGCGCCTGGCCATAGCTGCCCAAAATGTGGCTTATGGTGATAGCAATGTAATCCCTTGCGGCCCGGTTTATCAATCGGCACGGGTAGATGGTAATAAAATTGAACTGACTTTTAAATACACAGGCACCGGGCTTGTTGCTAAAAATGGGGATGAACTATCGCAATTTGCTATAGCCGGTGCCGATAAAAAGTTTGTTTGGGCCAGTGCCGTTATTAAGGGCGATAAAGTGTTGGTATGGAGTGATAAGATACCAACGCCATTATATGTAAGGTATGCCTGGGCCGATAACCCCGATGGAGCCAACCTGTATAACAAAGAAGGTTTGCCTGCATCGCCTTTCCGTACTGATAAACCATAA
- a CDS encoding SDR family NAD(P)-dependent oxidoreductase, translating to MESKTKLAIVTGGASGLGLATAKKFIEQGIRTIIIGRDEQKLAHVAHELGELCSYKPYDLSQTAGIPALVASIVQEFGIPDILVNNAGINHKKPFTEVTDEDFQQIIQTNLVAVFALSREVIKNMLTAGCGSIVNVSSMAAQYGIPYVIAYTASKTAIEGMTRAMATELSPQGIRVNCVAPGFIATDMSAKALDNDPARKQKVLGRTPMGKLGEPADVAEAIYYLATDSAKYVTGVILQVDGGNSIGF from the coding sequence ATGGAATCAAAAACAAAACTCGCTATAGTTACAGGAGGCGCTTCGGGCCTGGGATTAGCCACGGCAAAAAAATTTATTGAACAAGGCATCAGGACAATTATTATCGGTCGTGACGAGCAGAAGCTGGCCCATGTGGCTCATGAACTTGGCGAACTTTGCAGTTATAAACCGTATGATTTGAGCCAAACCGCGGGGATACCAGCTTTAGTGGCTTCAATTGTGCAGGAGTTTGGTATACCAGACATCCTGGTGAACAATGCCGGCATTAACCATAAAAAGCCGTTTACAGAGGTTACCGACGAGGATTTTCAGCAAATTATACAAACAAACCTGGTGGCAGTATTTGCCCTGAGCCGCGAAGTTATAAAAAACATGCTGACTGCAGGCTGCGGCAGCATTGTTAATGTAAGTTCGATGGCGGCGCAGTACGGTATTCCTTACGTGATAGCTTATACGGCATCAAAAACCGCTATTGAAGGCATGACCCGCGCTATGGCCACCGAGCTTTCGCCGCAGGGCATCCGGGTTAATTGTGTGGCTCCGGGTTTTATCGCTACAGATATGTCGGCAAAGGCATTAGATAACGATCCCGCCAGGAAACAAAAAGTTTTAGGCCGCACCCCAATGGGCAAACTGGGCGAACCAGCTGACGTAGCCGAGGCCATTTATTATTTAGCCACAGATAGCGCCAAATATGTAACCGGCGTAATATTGCAGGTGGATGGCGGTAATTCGATTGGGTTTTAA
- a CDS encoding glycoside hydrolase family 2 TIM barrel-domain containing protein encodes MKKILLPLLLMLVCLDVFSQETIVKYLSGTDKDHTVPWDFYCTGGRKSGVWTKIAVPSNWELQGFGSYNYGHDKVKSNEQGLYKHDFFAGNLTGKKVYIVFEGSMTDTKVTINGKLAGPVHQGSFYQFKYDITGLIKPNAQNLLEVTVDKTSANSSVNDAERRNSDFWVFGGIYRPVYLEIVPETFIDRMAVNAKADGSFRLDVYAQNLKGDELIEAQVQNLNGQNVGKPFNAKANLAADHVELQANFAKPLLWSAEFPNLYQVVVAVKNKTGILHRVKQKFGFRTVELRTNDGLYVNGAKIMMKGSDRHSFWPETGRTLSYGVHLMDVKLMKEMNMNAVRMSHYPPDRDFLDVCDSLGIYALDELTGWQAKYDTVVGRKLVKELVVRDVNHPSILFWDNGNEGGFNRGLDNDYALYDPQKRTVIHPWEKFNGTDTKHYPDYNYMVNAAANGQEVFFPTEFMHGLYDGGAAAGLDDFWAQMVKHPHGAGGFIWAFLDEAVIRTDKNNTYDSDGNHAPDGIVGPHREKEGSFYAIKEIWSPVYINPQPIDAGFDGKIAVENRYSFTNLNQCSFKWKLVKFPSAQSKTTDAIVTATGLLKTIELKPGEKGTLNLTLPASWKKNDALYLTAYGPDKQELFTWSWAIGAPADIAGKIASSPAKSAIKTTETDKILTIKCDGISYDFDKVTGYIQKVRKPAGAISLSGGPVLAGVNTQLKQLTHKADVGKYVVEADYQGAGSLHVTWTFAAGHPVKLEYQYVQQGDADFMGITFNYPEEKITGMKWLGRGPYRVWKNRLKGQQFGIWHKAYNNTITGETWGYPEFKGYHAEVNWVTIENKESPFTVYSADKNTYLQMLHPAREKDALSNNNVEPAFPEGSIGFLNAIAPIGTKFQPAKVMGPQSQTNHASGDKISGILWFDFIH; translated from the coding sequence ATGAAAAAGATACTATTGCCATTATTGCTCATGCTTGTTTGCCTCGATGTTTTTTCGCAGGAAACCATTGTTAAATACCTGTCGGGAACGGATAAAGACCATACCGTACCCTGGGATTTTTACTGCACCGGAGGAAGAAAAAGCGGCGTATGGACAAAAATCGCGGTACCGTCAAACTGGGAATTACAGGGCTTTGGCAGCTATAACTACGGGCATGACAAGGTTAAAAGCAACGAGCAGGGGTTGTATAAGCATGATTTTTTTGCAGGTAACCTAACCGGTAAAAAAGTATATATCGTTTTTGAAGGATCGATGACCGATACCAAAGTTACAATTAACGGCAAGCTGGCCGGGCCGGTACACCAGGGTAGTTTTTATCAGTTTAAATATGATATAACCGGTTTGATAAAGCCCAATGCGCAAAACCTGCTCGAAGTAACAGTTGATAAAACATCGGCAAACTCATCGGTAAATGATGCCGAGCGCCGCAACAGCGACTTTTGGGTTTTCGGCGGAATTTACCGGCCCGTTTACCTGGAAATTGTTCCGGAAACTTTTATTGACAGGATGGCGGTAAACGCGAAGGCCGATGGATCCTTCCGCTTAGATGTATATGCTCAAAACTTAAAGGGCGATGAGCTGATTGAAGCCCAGGTACAAAACCTTAATGGCCAAAATGTAGGTAAGCCATTTAATGCAAAAGCAAACCTGGCAGCCGACCATGTTGAATTACAAGCCAATTTTGCTAAACCGCTATTATGGAGTGCCGAGTTCCCTAACTTATACCAGGTTGTGGTTGCTGTAAAAAACAAAACAGGCATTCTTCACAGGGTTAAACAAAAATTTGGCTTTCGTACGGTAGAGCTGCGCACCAACGATGGCTTGTATGTAAACGGTGCAAAAATAATGATGAAGGGTAGCGACAGACACAGCTTTTGGCCCGAAACCGGGCGTACCCTGAGCTATGGCGTTCACTTAATGGATGTGAAGCTGATGAAGGAAATGAACATGAATGCAGTCCGTATGTCGCACTACCCGCCCGACCGTGATTTTTTGGATGTTTGCGATTCCCTGGGCATATATGCGTTGGATGAGCTTACCGGCTGGCAGGCTAAATACGATACCGTGGTAGGCCGCAAACTGGTTAAAGAATTGGTAGTACGCGATGTAAACCACCCCTCCATCCTGTTTTGGGATAACGGTAACGAGGGAGGCTTTAACCGGGGGCTTGATAATGACTATGCTTTATATGATCCGCAAAAACGTACGGTGATACACCCCTGGGAAAAATTTAACGGCACCGATACTAAACATTACCCTGATTACAATTATATGGTTAATGCAGCGGCCAACGGACAGGAAGTCTTTTTCCCCACAGAGTTTATGCACGGCCTGTATGATGGCGGCGCTGCAGCCGGGCTTGATGATTTTTGGGCGCAGATGGTAAAACATCCGCATGGGGCAGGCGGCTTTATCTGGGCTTTTTTAGACGAGGCTGTAATCCGTACCGATAAAAACAACACCTATGATTCTGACGGCAACCATGCCCCTGATGGTATTGTTGGGCCGCACCGCGAAAAAGAAGGCAGCTTTTATGCAATAAAAGAAATATGGTCGCCGGTTTATATTAACCCGCAACCAATTGATGCAGGTTTTGATGGTAAAATAGCTGTCGAAAATCGCTATTCGTTCACAAACCTTAATCAATGCAGTTTTAAGTGGAAACTGGTTAAATTCCCATCAGCACAAAGTAAAACAACCGATGCTATAGTAACCGCAACGGGCTTACTAAAAACCATTGAGCTTAAACCCGGCGAGAAAGGGACATTGAACTTAACACTGCCCGCATCGTGGAAAAAGAATGATGCACTATATCTAACAGCTTACGGGCCGGATAAGCAAGAACTATTTACCTGGAGCTGGGCTATTGGCGCACCGGCTGACATTGCCGGCAAAATCGCGTCATCTCCGGCCAAATCGGCTATAAAAACAACCGAGACAGATAAAATATTAACCATCAAATGCGATGGCATCAGCTATGATTTTGATAAGGTTACGGGTTACATTCAAAAAGTGCGTAAACCGGCAGGCGCAATTTCGTTATCGGGCGGGCCTGTATTGGCCGGTGTTAATACCCAGTTAAAACAGTTGACACACAAAGCCGATGTCGGCAAATATGTTGTAGAAGCCGATTACCAGGGTGCGGGCTCATTACACGTAACCTGGACTTTCGCTGCCGGGCACCCTGTTAAACTGGAGTACCAGTACGTGCAACAGGGCGACGCCGATTTTATGGGTATCACCTTCAATTACCCCGAAGAAAAAATTACCGGCATGAAATGGCTTGGCCGCGGTCCCTACCGCGTTTGGAAAAACCGGCTGAAAGGCCAGCAGTTTGGCATTTGGCATAAAGCCTATAACAATACTATTACCGGCGAAACCTGGGGATACCCGGAATTTAAAGGTTACCATGCCGAAGTTAACTGGGTAACTATCGAAAATAAGGAGTCGCCGTTTACCGTTTATTCTGCCGATAAAAACACTTACCTGCAAATGCTGCACCCGGCAAGGGAAAAAGATGCGCTGAGCAATAACAATGTGGAGCCGGCTTTTCCTGAAGGAAGTATCGGATTTTTAAATGCCATTGCACCCATCGGCACCAAATTTCAGCCGGCAAAAGTAATGGGGCCACAAAGCCAAACCAACCATGCCAGCGGCGATAAGATAAGCGGAATACTTTGGTTTGATTTTATACATTGA